Proteins encoded in a region of the Quercus lobata isolate SW786 chromosome 8, ValleyOak3.0 Primary Assembly, whole genome shotgun sequence genome:
- the LOC115957179 gene encoding uncharacterized protein LOC115957179 produces the protein MEEMKENMRRANPIEDLVHITDSPFTTSINGHPLPSKFKLPSLDSYEGTRDLFDHIATFKTTMHLQGVPDEIMCRAFPTTLKGPARVWFSKIPSNSVSSFEKLSKLFVNNFIGGQRHKRSSFSLLTIEQGENESLRSFITCFNREALSVDEADDKLLLATFHNWVNSDLFIHKLYEKEPQSMAELVHSAQNFMNVEDAIITKKTKRSERVDTNPSRHPEQGPHPKKGRTEERRDRDSKKPGPSARNQQYTSLNVPLEQVLMQIKDDPSLK, from the coding sequence atggaggaaatgaaagagaatatgAGGAGGGCGAAtccgatagaagatttggttcaCATAACTGATTCCCCCTTCACGACTTCCATCAACGGTCACCctctaccatcaaagttcaagttgccttCTCTGGATTCATATGAGGGAACACGTGACCTGTTTGATCACATAGCCACTTTCAAGACCACCATGCATCTTCAAGGGGTGCCTGACGAGataatgtgtagagccttccctaccactCTTAAGGGTCCGGCGCGAGTTTGGTTCAGCAAAATACCCTCGAATTCGGTAAGTTCTTTTGAAAAGTTGAGCAagttgtttgttaacaatttcattgggGGACAAAGGCACAAGCGTTCCTCGTTCAGCTTGTTGACAATAGAGCAGGGGGAGAACGAGAGCCTTCGGTCATTCATCACCTGTTTCAATAGAGAAGCCCTGAGTGTGGACGAAGCAGATGATAAGCTCCTATTGGCGACCTTCCATAATTGGGTGAATTCGGATCTGTTTATACATAAACTCTATGAAAAAGAGCCCCAGTCCATGGCCGAACTTGTCCATTCggctcaaaattttatgaatgtagAAGACGCGATCATTACTAAGAAGACGAAGAGGTCTGAAAGAGTAGACACAAATCCCAGTCGCCATCCCGAGCAAGGTCCTCatccaaagaagggacggacggaAGAAAGGAGAGACCGAGATAGTAAGAAGCCAGGCCCTTCAGCACGGAACCAGCAATATACCTCTTTGAACGTCCCACTTGAGCaggtccttatgcaaatcaaggatgatccttccttGAAATGA